Genomic window (Oryza sativa Japonica Group chromosome 3, ASM3414082v1):
ACCctgtcgacgtcgccgtcgccacggcGTGCGCGCACCGTGGCGACTTCTTCGCGGATGCGCCGCTCCACGTCCGGGCGAGAGGAGAGAAGCCAGAAGAACCAGGTGAGCGCCGACGACGTGGTCTCCCGCCCCGCGAGGAGGAAGCTGATGACGACGTCGCGGAGGGCCACCTCGGTGTACGACTCGTCGTGGCTCGCCATGAACCGGGACAGGAGGTCGTGCTTCTCGAGGCCGGCGCGTATCTCCTCCCGCCGCGACCGGATGATGCGGTCGGCGAAGTCGTGGACGATGGCGATGGACtcgcgcagccgccgctcggACCCAATGTGGAGCGCCTTCTTCACCCTCCAGAACCACGGGACAGCATACCGGAACCGCCCCGCGCTGAGATTAGCGGCGTCGCGGAACGCGTCGGCGAACCTGCCGCTGGCAGTGGAGCCATCGTCGGCCTCCgcgagagcgccgccgccgctggcgtcAGGGAGCTGGCCGGGGTCGTGGTCGAAGGCGACACGGCAGATGTTGTCGAACGCGAAGCGCTCGAGCGCGTCCTGGAGGTCGATGGCGCggccctccgccgcggcgcgccgcagcagcgggaggaggcgcCCGTGCAGCTCCCCGTGCACGCACCGCGCCACGAAGGCGCGGAGCGACCGCGTGTTGAACTCGTAGCTCGCCGCCTTGCGCTGCGACCGCCACGCCTCGCCGTCAGCGTTGAAGATGCCGCGCCCGAGGAAGTCGTGCAGCAGCGACGCGAAGCGCTCGCCCTTGGGGTAGTTGTCGAACCCGGATCGGAGGAAGCGCTCCACGTTCGCCGGGTTCGCGGTGATCACGCCCCGCACGCCGCCGGGGCGGCGGAGCACGAACGTGCGCGTCGGCTGCCGCGACAGCACCTCCGTCATCCAGTCCAGGATGCGGTGCCGGTTGGCGAGGAACTGCGGCAGGTGGCCGACCAGCGGATACGGCCGCAGCTCGGCCGTCGCATACCGCGCCTTCTCATGAGATCTCCTACTAGCACTCCATGTTCGAACAACCAAGGCCACACTCACCAAGAacacgagcagcagcagcaggatggCAGCCATGCTGATCCGATTTGCGAGGACGACGAATTTGAGATTAATAATCTGTTTCATCTGTACTTCGAGCGAATTAAGCAGGTAGGAGTACCAGATAACTGGATAAGGAAATGGCAGAGTGTAATGACTGGTGATTAGTGAAACTGTTGCGGTGGTGTCGCCATGGCCACTCGTGAAACTCGTGATCTTGTTGTGTTCTTGTGCACGGGCTGCTGTAGTGCCAACGTCAGGTTTGTCCGGTACGTAGGGACAGACGAACAGTGTTGATTTGTTGCTGGTTGGGTTCACAATTTCTCTGAACGAAAATGCCATGTAGCAACACATCGATGTCGATGACGATGACATTACGACTACTAACTGCGTACTCTAGTCCTCAGTGTCACGTCGTTCTACGGTGGCATTCCGCGTCCATCCAAAGATTTCTGCTCTTGCCATGTTCTCGAGTCAACACTAGACTAACCCCTAGAGATTAATCTTTAAAATTTCAGTCCGAATTGGGGACTTATCTGAAAAATTTTCTGACCACTATGAGTTATTAATGGTTTTGGTCCAAATTAATGGGGTTTTCAGCGAACAAACCTCAAGTGAGTTCTCCTATCTAGGCTCGAGTTCACTAGCTTTCGCGTAAACTTGCACTTTATCTCGGTCTTTTAGAGCTCGAATGGAGCCTAGGATGATGTACTTGGGAACCTTGAGCTTTTTCAAGAGCCAATCACTAGCAAAATTGAACTGAAGGATCTGTTTGCAAGATATTCATCCATCACATGCAGATGCTTCCATTCTTTTGGtcgttaaaattcaacttctacaagttgtaaagaaaaacaaattaaac
Coding sequences:
- the LOC4332107 gene encoding cytochrome P450 CYP94D108 gives rise to the protein MKQIINLKFVVLANRISMAAILLLLLVFLVSVALVVRTWSASRRSHEKARYATAELRPYPLVGHLPQFLANRHRILDWMTEVLSRQPTRTFVLRRPGGVRGVITANPANVERFLRSGFDNYPKGERFASLLHDFLGRGIFNADGEAWRSQRKAASYEFNTRSLRAFVARCVHGELHGRLLPLLRRAAAEGRAIDLQDALERFAFDNICRVAFDHDPGQLPDASGGGALAEADDGSTASGRFADAFRDAANLSAGRFRYAVPWFWRVKKALHIGSERRLRESIAIVHDFADRIIRSRREEIRAGLEKHDLLSRFMASHDESYTEVALRDVVISFLLAGRETTSSALTWFFWLLSSRPDVERRIREEVATVRARRGDGDVDRVGFDLDELREMQYVHAAITESMRLYPPVPVDSLHAQEDDVLPDGTAVEAGWFVAYNSYAMGRMESVWGKDAAEFRAERWLEDAAAATFRPESPFRYVSFHGGPRVCLGKEMAYIQMKSIIACVLQELELAVDGAYRPRQVTSLTLRMADGLPTRVKVRGN